In Candidatus Hydrogenedentota bacterium, the sequence AACAGGATATTGCTTCGCTCCGTATTGTGACAGAAGACCTTGTAGGAAAGAATGGAAAGCGTATACCTGCGGAAGCGGTGGAAGTGCTGTGCGTTGCCTATGTACCGGTGACTCAGCCTACCGATGCTGTCGGCGTGATTGGTGATTGGCCTGATCCCTTACCGCCGATGAAGATCGCGCTGCCGCTCAAAGCCCATGAAAATCAGCCTTTCTGGATAACGATCCATGCCGATAAAAACTTTGCCGCCGACACCTATGTCGGAACTATTCTCGTTCATGCAGATGGAAAGGAGCTGCGCGTTCCCTTGGAAGTTGAAGTTTTTGATTTCACACTTCCTGATACGAGCAGCTGTGTTTCAGCTTTTGGATTTAGCCCGCAATTGGCGTTTCAATATCACAATGTAGAAAGTGACGGAGATAAACGTCAGGTCTATGAAGATTACCTGCGCCTTCTGAGTGAATACCGTATTTCAATCTATAACCCTGCCGCTTTGGATCCAATCCAGTATAGTTGGCCCTACACGCCGCTGTGGCAAGGCGGCTTGATTGTGCCTTCTCCGGATGCGCCCGATACGAACAGCATGTATCTACGGGATGATTCAGAGACCGCGAATGTTTCCACAACCTATACGACCCATTTTAAGGTTCCTGAAACTCGGATGCAGCTATCTTTTGTGTATAAAACAGAAGCGCCGGAACATGCCTTTTTGCTCACGGTGCTTCATTATGACGAGGCGGGCTGGATGTCGGGCCGCAACAAAGATATTGTCGTTGTTGGAGACGGCAGCCGGCAACGCTTGGAAACGATCCTTGACGATTTTCCGCAAGGAGCGCAAACTTATACGCTGCGTCTGTCAGCAACTCGTTACACGGAAGAGGGTCGCCATACAGGAGCCGTCTATATTGAGGAACTTCTGATGACGGATTTAGCATCGGGGGAAACCTTGCTGTCTGAAAACTTCTCCATTGGGGATGAAGAAAAGTTGGAGCAACTTTTTACCCCTGCTTTTGATTGGAGCGCTTGGGATGTTGCCATGACACACGCCTTTGATGATCTTGGCTTTACCAGTTTTTCTTTACCGGTTCCCGGCATGGGCGGCGGCACTTTTCACGCCCGCTATGAACCGGAATTACTGGGATATCATGAAGGCACAAGAGAATATCAAATTGCTTTCAACGGGTGGTGCCGCGAAGCGGAAAGTCATTTGCGTGAAAAAGGCTGGCTCGACAAAGCCTATGTGTATTGGTTTGATGAACCTGATCCCGATGATTACGCCTTTGTCATGAATGGATTTAAAAAATTAAAAGACGCGGCGCCGGATATCAATCGCATGCTGACGGAAGAAATCAATCCGGAACTTATCGGCGGTCCCAACATTTGGTGTCCTGTCACGTACAACTATGTGGAAGCTGACGCACGGCTTCGACAAATAGAAGGAGATACGATTTGGTGGTATATTTGCACGGGCCCCAAAGCGCCTTATGCCACCTTATTCATTGATCATCCAGGCACGGCACTGCGTACATGGCTGTGGCAGACTTGGGAGCGAGATGTTGAAGGCATCCTTATTTGGCAGAGTAATTATTGGACGAGTACCGCTGCCTACCCCGACACGCCGCAAAATCCTTATGAAGATCCGATGGGCTGGGTTACCGGCTACAGTACGCCTGCGGGTACTCGGCGCGCTTGGGGCAATGGTGACGGCCGTTTCTTGTATCCTCCGGAAAGTGCTGCCGACGGCAGACCGTCTGCACCTGTCTTGGAGCCGCCTGTCAGTTCCATTCGCCTTGCCATGCTCCGAGACGGTATCGAAGATTACGAATACTTGGTACTATTACGCGGCTTGATTGAGGAATACGAAAAGAACCATTCCGCTGCGGAAGCGGCAGCATATCGCGAATTACTGCAAGTACCGAAAAGTATTTCAGCGTCGCTCACAGACTTTACTTGGGATCCTGCGCCTATTGAGGTGCGTCGCGAAGCGGTGGCACGTGCCATTGAAAGCTTGACGACGCAATGAGCGTTACCTTGAATTTTGCATTAGAAAAAAAACGCAGAAGGAGTCACTTACTCCCAAAGTGCTTTGTGCTGCGGGTATCCGCGATTTTCCTTAATGGTCCAGACCGAACGGAAATCCCAGCCGGCAGCCAGGTAATCTGTCGCA encodes:
- a CDS encoding DUF4091 domain-containing protein, with amino-acid sequence MRVFMSSLLVFLSCSFVVLSAQPIAVENASFELGAEKPEAWHLSGGEGGFLEEGSEGGRSIYVKSIPDSSPGTAWYSKALALENDSIYQLSFDIKRAEGGSGSAVSGPTFCNRDLNAMGTEWKEERSYFMTPSIPLDNRLRLGQWESEGMIAFDNVKVFPVMPVYRMFDSIRLGDGEKIEGNHYHFTAPLSSDRANFSRPLVGHYCGFNQPRWVFAPGSWVHYVHRVGNMNQLSGALEITIGYYREGSLAVEVFSEDEQRWISVGTLDKEGSEKLALPESLFPTQEVSVRLKGVPREDNKIVNLQVYGYAYHAELDQSPGSLVGETHCMAITENDAKVRVNIHGLEEGSQGQQYLRLSVSNLTASPVTLAPQLRRASAQDDAMETEPILLPPAEGDEAPPEVLIRTEFPALPSKKQVLSFSLGDEVRYLAEMEVNVSVLHDAGYGYVLPDSSDSLGLWWAGSGWKVSRTRAVPKEKSAAMRIQLARNESESAQFVLTPQQDIASLRIVTEDLVGKNGKRIPAEAVEVLCVAYVPVTQPTDAVGVIGDWPDPLPPMKIALPLKAHENQPFWITIHADKNFAADTYVGTILVHADGKELRVPLEVEVFDFTLPDTSSCVSAFGFSPQLAFQYHNVESDGDKRQVYEDYLRLLSEYRISIYNPAALDPIQYSWPYTPLWQGGLIVPSPDAPDTNSMYLRDDSETANVSTTYTTHFKVPETRMQLSFVYKTEAPEHAFLLTVLHYDEAGWMSGRNKDIVVVGDGSRQRLETILDDFPQGAQTYTLRLSATRYTEEGRHTGAVYIEELLMTDLASGETLLSENFSIGDEEKLEQLFTPAFDWSAWDVAMTHAFDDLGFTSFSLPVPGMGGGTFHARYEPELLGYHEGTREYQIAFNGWCREAESHLREKGWLDKAYVYWFDEPDPDDYAFVMNGFKKLKDAAPDINRMLTEEINPELIGGPNIWCPVTYNYVEADARLRQIEGDTIWWYICTGPKAPYATLFIDHPGTALRTWLWQTWERDVEGILIWQSNYWTSTAAYPDTPQNPYEDPMGWVTGYSTPAGTRRAWGNGDGRFLYPPESAADGRPSAPVLEPPVSSIRLAMLRDGIEDYEYLVLLRGLIEEYEKNHSAAEAAAYRELLQVPKSISASLTDFTWDPAPIEVRREAVARAIESLTTQ